In Lonchura striata isolate bLonStr1 chromosome 2, bLonStr1.mat, whole genome shotgun sequence, a single genomic region encodes these proteins:
- the GABPA gene encoding GA-binding protein alpha chain has protein sequence MTKREAEELIEIEIDGTEKQECTEESIVEQSYTTAEFVSQAIDISEPIGNLKKLLEPRLQCSLDAHEICLQDIQLDPDRSLFDQGVKTDGTVQLSVQVISRQGIEPKLNILEIVKPVETVEVVIDPDAHHAEAEAHLVEEAQVITLDGTKHIATISDETSEQVTRWAAALEGYRKEQERLGIPYDPVQWSTDQVLHWVVWVMKEFSMTDIDLNTLSIPGRDLCNLSQEDFFQRVPRGEILWSHLELLRKYVLASQEHSGEIATVTIDQPVQIIPASVQPATPTTIKVINSSAKAAKVQRAPRISGEDRSSPGNRTGNNGQIQLWQFLLELLTDKDARDCISWVGDEGEFKLNQPELVAQKWGQRKNKPTMNYEKLSRALRYYYDGDMICKVQGKRFVYKFVCDLKTLIGYSAAELNRLVTECEQKKLAKMQLHGIAQPVTAVALATASLQAEKDN, from the exons ATGACTAAGagagaggcagaggagctgaTAGAAATTGAGATTGATGGAACTGAGAAACAGGAATGCACTGAAGAAAG CATTGTTGAGCAAAGCTACACCACCGCAGAATTTGTGAGTCAGGCTATTGACATCAGTGAACCCATTGGAAATCTTAAGAAGTTGCTGGAACCCAGACTGCAGTGTTCCTTGGATGCACACGAGATTTGTCTGCAAGATATCCAG CTGGACCCAGATAGAAGCCTTTTTGATCAAGGAGTGAAAACAGATGGAACAGTGCAACTCAGTGTACAAGTAATATCTAGGCAAG GGATAGAGCCCAAGTTGAACATCCTGGAAATCGTGAAGCCTGTGGAGACCGTGGAGGTTGTGATTGATCCAGATGCTCATCACGCAGAGGCTGAAGCTCACCTTGTTGAGGAAGCTCAAGTGATAACCTTGGATGGAACAAAACACATTGCAACAATCTCAGATGAAACATCCGAGCAAGTGACACGATGGGCCGCGGCGTTGGAGGGCTACCGGAAGGAGCAGGAGCGCCTTGGAATACCTTACG ACCCAGTTCAGTGGTCAACAGATCAGGTGCTCCACTGGGTGGTGTGGGTGATGAAGGAGTTCAGCATGACTGACATTGACCTCAACACACTCAGCATTCCTGGGCGGGACCTCTGCAACCTCAGCCAAGAAGATTTCTTCCAGCGTGTCCCACGGGGAGAAATCCTCTGGAGCCACCTGGAGCTTCTTCGAAAGT ATGTGTTGGCTAGCCAAGAACACTCTGGAGAAATAGCAACTGTTACAATTGATCAGC CTGTGCAGATTATACCAGCATCTGTACAGCCTGCTACCCCAACCACCATCAAAGTGATAAACAGCAGTGCAAAAGCTGCTAAAGTACAGAGAGCTCCAAGGATCTCTGGGGAAGATAGGAGTTCCCCTGGGAACAGAACAG GGAACAACGGGCAGATCCAGCTGTGGCAGTTTTTATTGGAACTTCTCACAGACAAAGATGCTCGGGACTGTATTTCTTGGGTTGGTGATGAGGGAGAGTTTAAGTTGAATCAACCTGAACTGGTTGCACAGAAATGGGGACAGCGCAAGAACAAGCCCACAATGAACTACGAGAAGCTTAGTCGGGCTTTGAG GTATTACTATGATGGAGACATGATCTGCAAGGTGCAAGGCAAGAGGTTTGTGTACAAATTCGTGTGTGACCTGAAGACTCTGATTGGGTACAGCGCAGCAGAGCTGAACCGCCTGGTGACGGAGTGTGAGCAGAAGAAACTGGCCAAGATGCAGCTCCATGGCATTGCACAGCCAGTCACAGCAGTGGCACTGGCTACAGCATCCCTGCAAGCAGAGAAAGATAATTAA
- the ATP5PF gene encoding ATP synthase peripheral stalk subunit F6, mitochondrial: MILQQILRLSSLFHSAVATHVRRNIGLSAIVFNKAKELDPVQKLFLDKIREYNTKSKQTGGPVDAGPEFQKDMNESLARLQRAYGEGDLTKFPEFKFEEPKFEETPK, encoded by the exons ATGATCCTGCAGCAGATCTTGCGgctttcctcccttttccacTCCGCCGTGGCCACTCACGTGCGCAGGAACATTGGGCTCTCTGCCATTGTCTTCAACAAGGCAAAAGAACTTGACCCAGTCCAGAAGCTCTTCTTGGATAAGATCAGAGAGTACAACACTAAGAGCAA GCAAACTGGAGGGCCTGTTGATGCAGGACCTGAATTTCAGAAAGATATGAATGAATCCCTTGCAAGACTCCAACGGGCGTATGGTGAGGGAGATCTCACCAAGTTTCCAGAATTTAAATTTGAGG AGCCCAAGTTTGAGGAGACTCCAAAGTGA